Proteins found in one SAR324 cluster bacterium genomic segment:
- the sbcD gene encoding exonuclease subunit SbcD: MRILHTSDWHLGQKLCNLERFAEHDFFLERLLGLIREQQVDCLLHAGDIFDTANPPNQALRQYFNFLRRLHEETNCRQAILVGGNHDSVLTLQAPQRLLEVLQVHVVGGLPADPA, translated from the coding sequence ATGCGTATTCTCCACACCTCGGATTGGCACCTTGGTCAAAAGCTCTGCAACCTAGAGCGCTTTGCCGAACACGATTTCTTTCTCGAACGTCTGCTGGGACTGATTCGAGAGCAGCAAGTCGATTGTCTGCTCCATGCCGGTGATATTTTCGATACAGCCAACCCACCAAACCAGGCACTGCGCCAATACTTCAACTTCCTGCGCCGACTTCACGAAGAAACCAACTGCCGACAGGCGATTCTAGTCGGAGGAAATCATGACTCTGTGCTGACCCTCCAGGCACCACAACGCTTGTTGGAAGTCCTACAGGTGCACGTCGTTGGTGGACTTCCAGCTGACCCTGCAG